The bacterium genome contains a region encoding:
- a CDS encoding type II and III secretion system protein family protein: MIREYTHSQGSISMSSSLAHAGRALGYLALLTAIGLFSAPFASAQVDLTPNNDGTVVVEGAKSGDDMHQRLELERGKTVVLKPSFAVKRVAVGDPKVADFVMHGSREVQIVGKSVGDTNMIIWDRQGRIQSAIDVHVGAVQAQVVREIQRVLGNSDVSVDMAGESIVLRGTVASISASEQAEEVASAFFAKSSNDATTDPGAKTNTVDTEPQVINMLSVGGNHQVMLEVKIAEVSRTLKKNMGANFRAFSNGSSSTGDFTVFSFLDALTSLNGTTGLSTVGDSITLAGTLLKGDFRGDLFLEALQVEGLGKILAEPTLVARSGEMANFLVGGEIPIPVVQGGTGVNNVTVIFKRFGVNVEFTPTVLSPDRIHLLIAPEVSEPDFNFGTTVSGTTVPAFRTRRASTGVELADGQSFAIAGLLREDITTMVNKIPGLGEVPILGSLFRSQAFEKSQTELMLIVTPRLVKPLGPGRIALPTDHYIDPTDYEFYVLGQIEGRHPMTDPNAPTTSSIFKNDAPVSEAGGLIGDFGYRVAVPAPNGGE; this comes from the coding sequence ATGATTCGAGAATACACACATAGTCAGGGCAGCATCAGCATGAGCAGCTCTCTTGCACATGCGGGCCGGGCGCTGGGTTACCTGGCCCTGCTTACCGCAATCGGGCTCTTCAGTGCGCCCTTCGCTTCGGCTCAGGTCGACCTGACGCCGAATAATGACGGAACTGTCGTGGTGGAGGGTGCAAAGAGCGGTGACGATATGCACCAGCGGCTCGAGCTGGAACGCGGCAAGACCGTAGTGCTCAAGCCGAGTTTCGCCGTCAAGCGCGTGGCCGTCGGCGATCCGAAGGTCGCGGATTTCGTGATGCACGGCTCCCGCGAAGTACAGATCGTGGGCAAGTCCGTGGGTGATACGAACATGATCATCTGGGACCGTCAGGGACGCATCCAGTCCGCTATCGACGTCCACGTCGGTGCGGTCCAGGCCCAGGTGGTGCGCGAGATCCAGCGCGTGCTGGGCAATAGTGACGTGAGTGTGGACATGGCCGGTGAGTCGATCGTCCTTCGCGGTACCGTCGCGAGTATCTCGGCCAGCGAGCAGGCGGAAGAGGTGGCATCCGCTTTCTTCGCGAAGAGCTCGAACGACGCTACGACTGACCCCGGTGCGAAGACCAACACTGTCGATACCGAACCACAGGTCATCAACATGCTGTCGGTCGGCGGAAATCATCAGGTGATGCTCGAGGTCAAGATCGCTGAAGTGTCCCGCACCCTGAAGAAGAACATGGGTGCGAACTTTCGAGCGTTCTCCAATGGAAGTTCCAGCACGGGTGATTTCACCGTGTTCTCTTTCCTGGATGCCCTGACGAGCCTGAATGGAACGACGGGACTGTCGACGGTCGGAGACAGCATCACGCTTGCAGGAACTCTCCTGAAAGGCGACTTCCGAGGCGACCTGTTCCTCGAGGCGCTGCAAGTCGAAGGACTGGGCAAGATCCTCGCCGAGCCGACTCTGGTTGCGCGCAGTGGTGAGATGGCCAACTTCCTGGTCGGTGGTGAGATTCCGATCCCAGTCGTCCAGGGCGGCACGGGTGTGAACAATGTGACGGTGATCTTCAAGCGGTTTGGTGTGAACGTAGAGTTCACGCCCACCGTGCTGTCGCCGGATCGCATCCATCTGCTGATAGCTCCTGAGGTCAGTGAGCCTGACTTCAACTTCGGTACGACGGTCAGCGGTACCACGGTGCCCGCCTTCCGTACTCGCCGCGCCTCGACTGGCGTAGAGCTGGCGGACGGACAGTCGTTCGCAATCGCGGGCCTTCTTCGCGAAGACATTACGACCATGGTCAACAAGATCCCCGGTCTGGGTGAGGTTCCGATCCTCGGCTCGCTGTTCCGCAGTCAGGCCTTCGAGAAGAGCCAGACCGAGCTGATGTTGATCGTGACTCCGCGCCTGGTGAAGCCGCTAGGCCCGGGCCGGATTGCGCTTCCGACAGATCACTACATCGATCCCACCGACTACGAGTTCTATGTCCTGGGCCAGATCGAGGGACGGCATCCGATGACGGATCCGAACGCACCGACGACCTCGAGCATCTTCAAGAATGACGCGCCCGTTTCCGAAGCGGGCGGACTGATCGGCGACTTCGGCTACCGCGTTGCGGTTCCGGCGCCGAATGGAGGCGAGTAA
- the cpaB gene encoding Flp pilus assembly protein CpaB yields the protein MKNQRAILFLGVAALCGVLAVILTRSWLHAQMPGEIAGVQTIPVVVAAVGLPAGVELAARQVDVVDWPKDNLPPGTLSAPHAVNSRVLRRALIEGEPVLESALLPVGSDAGLTPLISENHRAMSVKVDAVVGVAGFIKPGSHVDVLATVRRVDFHKPVPESHIILQDLRVLAIDQTLEKADRGKAEIVSVVTLEVDPNESQKLAYAVANGTLQLALRNPADDASVRTNSVTVRDLVNRGTRRSGNSVETVRGSSRSKDSL from the coding sequence ATGAAGAATCAACGCGCAATCCTGTTTCTCGGAGTCGCCGCACTGTGCGGTGTGCTGGCGGTCATTCTGACCCGCAGCTGGCTGCACGCGCAGATGCCTGGTGAAATTGCGGGAGTACAGACAATTCCGGTAGTCGTTGCCGCAGTGGGCCTGCCCGCCGGTGTCGAACTCGCCGCGCGCCAGGTCGATGTGGTCGACTGGCCCAAGGACAATCTTCCTCCTGGTACGCTGAGCGCACCTCACGCCGTGAACTCGCGCGTGCTGCGCCGAGCTCTGATCGAAGGCGAGCCGGTGCTCGAGTCGGCGCTTCTGCCGGTCGGGTCGGATGCTGGACTGACACCGCTGATTTCCGAAAATCACCGAGCCATGTCGGTCAAGGTCGATGCCGTAGTCGGTGTCGCAGGCTTCATCAAGCCCGGTTCGCACGTCGATGTGCTGGCGACGGTCCGACGTGTGGACTTCCACAAGCCGGTTCCCGAGTCGCACATCATCTTGCAGGACCTTCGCGTACTCGCGATTGATCAGACCCTCGAGAAGGCGGATCGCGGCAAGGCGGAAATCGTCAGTGTCGTGACGCTGGAGGTCGACCCGAATGAATCGCAGAAGCTGGCTTACGCGGTGGCCAATGGCACGCTGCAGCTCGCATTGAGGAATCCGGCCGACGATGCATCGGTGCGGACGAATAGCGTCACGGTGCGCGATCTCGTGAATCGCGGCACGCGGCGATCGGGCAACAGCGTAGAGACCGTTCGCGGCTCTTCGCGCTCGAAGGATTCGCTGTGA
- a CDS encoding AAA family ATPase: MSGLAILLYVEDPAFRSRMEERLVGSGRVQFVEKPEGIAQLVKQLGTIRFDAIYVELGEKPLELLELLERLPEPRPALLLGGSRDDSEALVRAMRLRPEAFIADREIDELDGILEELEKSCSGLQEAHGVIAVTGAKGGVGTTLLACELAAGLQNIGDRVAVVDLGLYQGDVGIYFDLTPPYNLADVARKGDNLDGDFLRRVSSEHKTGLSIISAPQQYEDAALIEPAHIERMIRYLRREYDWVVLDIPQEWSDVSLKALDLADMILLVTSLEVPALTHARERLKLLQRLGADEEQIRVIVNRGDNARLGGAEFAKVLGRKPDANVPSAYEVALAGINEGRLVREVAPGSPLDVSLQRLAGYVYEWFNLGQIEIERSKSFVRRIGTRFTNFRDTVKGLTNGTVE; encoded by the coding sequence ATGTCAGGCCTGGCCATACTGCTCTACGTAGAAGATCCCGCCTTCCGTTCTCGGATGGAAGAGCGTCTTGTGGGATCTGGGCGGGTACAGTTCGTCGAAAAGCCCGAGGGAATTGCTCAGCTGGTCAAGCAGCTCGGTACGATTCGCTTCGACGCGATCTACGTCGAGCTGGGCGAGAAGCCGTTGGAGCTTCTCGAGTTGCTGGAACGGCTCCCCGAGCCAAGGCCTGCATTGCTTCTCGGTGGTTCCAGAGACGACTCCGAAGCGCTAGTTCGCGCAATGCGCCTGCGCCCGGAGGCGTTCATCGCCGATCGCGAGATTGATGAACTGGACGGGATTCTCGAGGAACTGGAGAAGAGCTGCTCGGGTCTTCAGGAAGCTCACGGCGTGATTGCCGTGACGGGAGCCAAGGGCGGGGTCGGCACCACACTGCTCGCATGCGAGCTGGCCGCTGGCCTGCAGAATATCGGCGATCGCGTCGCCGTCGTTGACCTCGGACTCTATCAGGGTGATGTCGGCATCTACTTCGACCTCACTCCACCCTACAATCTGGCCGATGTCGCGCGCAAAGGCGACAACCTGGATGGGGATTTCCTGCGTCGTGTTTCGTCGGAGCACAAGACCGGCCTCTCGATCATCTCCGCACCCCAGCAGTATGAAGACGCCGCGCTTATCGAGCCTGCGCACATCGAACGCATGATTCGCTATTTGCGGCGCGAGTACGACTGGGTCGTGCTCGATATTCCACAGGAGTGGAGCGACGTCTCGCTCAAAGCGCTCGATCTGGCCGACATGATCTTGCTGGTCACTTCGCTGGAGGTTCCCGCGCTGACACACGCTCGAGAGCGTCTCAAGCTCTTGCAGCGACTCGGTGCAGATGAAGAGCAGATTCGCGTCATCGTCAATCGCGGTGACAACGCGCGCCTGGGTGGAGCGGAATTTGCAAAGGTTCTGGGCCGAAAGCCCGACGCCAACGTGCCAAGCGCCTACGAAGTGGCTCTGGCCGGGATCAATGAAGGAAGACTGGTCCGAGAAGTCGCGCCGGGCAGCCCGCTGGACGTATCGCTCCAGCGTCTTGCTGGCTACGTCTACGAGTGGTTCAACCTCGGTCAGATCGAGATCGAGCGTTCCAAGTCCTTCGTGCGCCGCATTGGCACGCGATTCACAAATTTCAGAGACACCGTAAAGGGGTTGACCAATGGCACTGTTGAATAA
- a CDS encoding prepilin peptidase, with translation MHQPDQEMMTLNADTTAETAPTARYGLLSVLAAVALAFGLNWSGRVEPLPVFGWAAAFLCLVVQQDVLRGRIPNLLTFTGIALALAASTWLGGVSGLLSGLAGAGVAFGLLLPAFAARILGAGDVKAIMALGALWGPQIAFSLLGWMVLIGGAIALLVVGIRGGLGDMLMRWAASFSAFRATNKFTYLPPAPGSAASGSMPFGVSIGLSVIAFNIWGTPWA, from the coding sequence TTGCACCAACCAGACCAGGAAATGATGACTCTGAATGCTGATACGACTGCGGAGACCGCGCCGACCGCGCGCTACGGGCTCCTTTCGGTGCTCGCAGCAGTGGCTCTGGCCTTCGGTCTCAACTGGTCTGGTCGTGTTGAGCCGCTGCCCGTCTTCGGATGGGCAGCGGCCTTCCTGTGCCTGGTCGTCCAACAAGACGTACTCCGTGGACGGATCCCGAATCTTCTGACGTTTACCGGCATCGCGCTCGCACTCGCTGCGAGCACATGGCTGGGAGGCGTTTCGGGTCTGCTCTCGGGTCTTGCGGGCGCGGGCGTGGCCTTCGGGCTGCTCCTTCCTGCATTTGCAGCACGCATTCTGGGTGCTGGGGATGTCAAAGCCATCATGGCACTGGGCGCTCTCTGGGGCCCCCAGATTGCGTTCTCGCTGCTCGGCTGGATGGTGCTCATCGGCGGCGCGATCGCCCTGCTCGTCGTGGGCATTCGCGGAGGACTCGGCGACATGCTCATGCGTTGGGCCGCGAGCTTTAGCGCATTCCGCGCCACGAACAAGTTTACCTATCTGCCGCCGGCGCCCGGAAGTGCTGCTTCTGGAAGCATGCCGTTCGGCGTTTCGATCGGTCTGTCTGTCATAGCTTTCAACATCTGGGGGACCCCATGGGCCTGA
- a CDS encoding pilus assembly protein, with product MGLNSRMKREEGAAMLEMVIVLPLLMLLLFGILEMGLAFARFQVVSNAAREGAREASLYRINCDAGTVTGEVNTVIARYGTQFGMTPGSLSTTVTGACSAGESTVRVTYTNSFIALPSIGGIPNSVNLVGESVMRNEV from the coding sequence ATGGGCCTGAACTCCCGCATGAAAAGAGAAGAAGGCGCTGCGATGCTCGAGATGGTCATCGTGCTCCCGCTACTCATGCTTCTTCTGTTCGGAATCCTCGAGATGGGACTCGCATTCGCCCGCTTCCAGGTGGTCTCGAATGCCGCGCGTGAAGGCGCGCGCGAGGCGAGTCTGTATCGAATCAACTGCGATGCTGGAACGGTGACCGGTGAGGTCAATACCGTCATCGCACGTTATGGCACCCAGTTTGGCATGACGCCCGGGAGCCTCTCGACGACCGTGACCGGAGCCTGTAGCGCCGGTGAGAGCACGGTTCGCGTCACATACACCAATAGTTTCATTGCACTGCCGAGCATCGGCGGGATTCCCAACTCGGTGAATCTCGTCGGCGAATCGGTGATGCGAAACGAAGTCTGA